The following proteins are encoded in a genomic region of Plasmodium coatneyi strain Hackeri chromosome 6, complete sequence:
- a CDS encoding SpoU rRNA Methylase yields the protein MATPSGDATPNGEATPVGEITLRAKDPTGCPQMYVAIYNIGKKKNIGSIVRSCVAFGVSKIFLVSRKKNEVNFFGHMGTCKYITIEYFSNMKELKTYLCENNILLYGCEITDTAIPVTRHPFVNKDTAFLFGNEGTGINDETLSYCDKIIYIPQYGNGTCSLNVSVSCAIILQHFAVWANYPEMEISGKKFVLNKCASKLEQYLNPSDDMLRQINEKRKGRAAAKGASPDLADIHFVNPSVDHFPG from the coding sequence ATGGCCACCCCAAGCGGGGATGCcaccccaaatggggaagccACCCCAGTGGGGGAAATAACCCTGCGTGCGAAAGACCCCACGGGATGCCCCCAAATGTACGTGGCCATTTACAacatagggaagaagaaaaacatcgGGAGCATCGTAAGAAGTTGCGTTGCCTTTGGGGTCAGCAAAATTTTCCTCGtgagtagaaaaaaaaacgaagtcaatttttttggccACATGGGgacatgtaaatatataaccATAGAGTACTTTTCCAACATGAAGGAGCTGAAGACCTACCTGTGCGAAAATAACATTCTATTGTATGGGTGCGAAATAACAGACACTGCTATACCTGTGACGAGACATCCCTTTGTAAATAAAGATACGGCCTTCCTATTtggaaatgaaggaacaggCATTAATGATGAAACGCTGAGCTATTGCGATAAAATCATTTACATCCCTCAGTATGGAAATGGCACATGTTCTCTGAACGTGTCCGTTTCGTGTGCCATAATTTTGCAGCACTTTGCTGTGTGGGCGAATTATCCCGAGATGGAAATTTCGGGAAAGAAATTTGTCCTCAATAAATGCGCAAGTAAATTGGAGCAATATTTAAACCCTTCAGATGACATGCTCCGTCAGATTAATGAGAAACGCAAAGGGCGGGCAGCAGCTAAGGGGGCCTCCCCCGATTTAGCGGacatccattttgttaacCCCTCCGTTGACCACTTTCCCGGTTAA
- a CDS encoding O-sialoglycoprotein endopeptidase yields MMKESTAGGASSLPEQPKYILGLEGSANKLGVSIINSDFQILVNMRRTYVSEIGCGFIPRQINAHHKYYIIDMIKDCLNKLKIKMTDIHLICYTKGPGIGSALYIAYNISKFFSLLFNIPVIGVNHCIAHIEMGIFITKLYHPIILYVSGSNTQIIYFNNHKKRYEIIGETLDIAIGNVIDSGDPHGGHVPEGQEKDTAPQAHNTTNDPNVTSTSNRPNRQNKQMRTDQCDYTELLFFPYTIKGMDISFSGYDYYVSKYFSKYISKRGKKGKSSDGGEAPLGDENAPKRKKGQDKEEANQGEKENDNDEDEDDDDKDDKNDDDLTGNAQHFPQPNLSIHAGVQGSSYYEENVICSIGGKKNYGEGEHYAEEEDGAIETESDFFDSSSGEDAVGSDKEGGNLCNAPIEGQPNNGANVTDEEKRKIQICYSLQHHIFSMLIEITERAIAFTNSKEVIIVGGVGCNVFLQNMMKKMAKQKNIKIGFMDHSYCVDNGAMIAYTGYLEFLHTKNRDVYNFDNISIHQRYRTDDVLVTWR; encoded by the exons ATGATGAAGGAGTCCACCGCAGGGGGGGCTAGCTCCCTGCCGGAACAACCCAAGTACATCCTTGGGCTGGAAGGGAGTGCGAACAAACTGGGGGTGAGCATAATAAATAGCGACTTTCAAATTCTGGTAAACATGAGAAGAACGTATGTCTCTGAAATAGGCTGCGGATTTATCCCGAGGCAAATTAACGCACACCACAAGTACTATATTATCGATATGATAAAAGACTGTCTGAACAAATTGAAGATAAAAATGACGGACATACATTTAATATGCTACACGAAAGGACCAGGAATTGGCTCCGCCCTCTACATTGCCTACAACataagcaaatttttttccctcctgtTTAACATTCCTGTGATTGGAGTTAATCACTGTATTGCACACATTGAAATGGGTATTTTCATAACCAAGCTTTATCACCCCATTATTTTATACGTCAGTGGAAGCAACACACAGATCATCTACTTCAACAATCACAAGAAGAGGTACGAAATAATTGGAGAGACTTTGGACATAGCCATTGGAAATGTCATCGACAG TGGGGACCCTCATGGAGGTCATGTTCCAGAAGGGCAAGAGAAGGACACTGCTCCCCAGGCGCACAACACGACAAATGATCCAAACGTTACAAGTACGTCGAATAGGCCGAATAGGCAGAATAAGCAAATGAGAACAGACCAGTGTGACTACACCGAACTGCTCTTCTTCCCCTACACCATAAAAGGGATGGACATCTCCTTTAGCGGGTACGACTACTACGTGAGTAAGTATTTCTCCAAGTATATAAGCAAGCGaggcaaaaaggggaagagcaGCGATGGGGGGGAGGCTCCACTGGGTGATGAAAACGcccccaaaaggaagaaggggcaAGACAAGGAAGAAGCGAaccagggggaaaaagaaaatgataacgatgaggatgaggatgatgatgataagGACGATAAGAACGATGACGACTTAACGGGAAACGCGCAACACTTTCCTCAGCCCAACTTGAGCATCCACGCAGGCGTGCAGGGCAGCTCCTACTACGAAGAGAATGTCATCTGCAGCATCGGCGGGAAGAAGAACTACGGGGAGGGCGAGCACTACgcggaggaggaagacggTGCCATCGAGACGGAGAGCGATTTTTTCGACTCCAGTTCGGGGGAAGACGCAGTGGGGAGTGACAAGGAGGGAGGAAACCTTTGCAACGCCCCGATCGAAGGGCAACCAAACAACGGAGCCAACGTCACCGATGAAGAGAAGCGGAAAATACAAATCTGCTACAGTCTCCAACACCACATATTCAGCATGCTCATCGAAATAACCGAACGAGCTATAGCCTTCACGAACAGCAAGGAGGTGATCATCGTGGGGGGAGTTGGCTGCAACGTTTTTCTACAAAAcatgatgaagaaaatggcaaaacagaaaaatatcaaaatTGGCTTTATGGACCACAGCTACTGTGTGGACAACGGGGCCATGATTGCCTACACGGGGTATCTTGAATTTTTGCACACCAAAAATAGGGATGTCTACAATTTTGATAATATAAGTATCCACCAGAGGTACCGGACAGACGATGTGCTCGTCACGTGGAGGTAG
- a CDS encoding Calmodulin, whose product MQGSSISQEKLQLMQKNFNLVDNNKDGKITAEEFKTLLRLLGQTRTEKEMDEMVDKHFEDVKEGEEEEKAEATDAANKGKADKGTPSATKQSGAQKNAAKASPNHDRIKNLITKLSNFKNEDKKKNSQNVKNNRTCDVYAKNELMNQKKKHINFETFLRIFLETYKEPLSVDELITSFEFFDKEKSGYLDEEKMRFILKNSDERLVDEDIKFFFKSLNLKDKDKIDYVMLAKRLKNVT is encoded by the coding sequence atgcaagGCAGCAGCATATCTCAGGAAAAACTCCAATTGATGCAAAAAAACTTTAACCTTGTGGATAACAACAAGGATGGGAAAATTACCGCGGAGGAATTTAAGACGCTTTTGCGATTGCTCGGGCAAACCAGAACGGAGAAGGAGATGGACGAGATGGTGGACAAGCATTTTGAAGACGTaaaagagggggaggaggaggagaaggcgGAAGCTACTGACGCCGCCAATAAGGGAAAAGCAGACAAAGGGACGCCAAGTGCAACGAAACAATCGGGCGCCCAGAAAAATGCAGCCAAAGCTAGCCCAAACCATGATCGAATAAAAAATCTAATCACAAAGCTcagcaattttaaaaatgaagacaaaaaaaaaaatagccaaaatgttaaaaataacAGAACATGCGACGTATATGCAAAAAACGAATTgatgaaccaaaaaaaaaaacacataaacTTTGAAACCTTCTTGAGGATATTTCTTGAGACTTATAAGGAACCCTTATCGGTAGACGAGCTAATCACCTCGTTTGAATTTTTcgacaaagaaaaaagtggctATCTTGATGAGGAGAAAATGAGatttattttgaaaaacaGTGATGAGAGGTTGGTGGATGAggatattaaattttttttcaaatcgtTAAACTTGAAGGATAAGGACAAAATCGATTATGTCATGCTGGCGAAGCGGCTTAAGAATGTGACCTAA